One Apodemus sylvaticus chromosome 14, mApoSyl1.1, whole genome shotgun sequence DNA window includes the following coding sequences:
- the Map3k8 gene encoding mitogen-activated protein kinase kinase kinase 8: MEYMSTGSDEKEEIDLLIKHLNVSEVIDIMENLYTSEEPAVYEPSLMTMCPDSNQNEERSESLLRSGQEVPWLSSVRYGTVEDLLAFANHISNTAKHFYGRRPQESGILLNMVISPQNGRYQIDSDVLLVPWKLTYRNIGSGFVPRGAFGKVYLAQDMKTKKRMACKLIPVDQFKPSDVEIQACFRHENIAELYGAVLWGDTVHLFMEAGEGGSVLEKLESCGPMREFEIIWVTKHVLKGLDFLHSKRVIHHDIKPSNIVFMSTKAVLVDFGLSVQMTEDVYLPKDLRGTEIYMSPEVILCRGHSTKADIYSLGATLIHMQTGTPPWVKRYPRSAYPSYLYIIHKQAPPLEDIAGDCSPGMRELIEAALERNPNHRPRAADLLKHEALHPPREDQPRCQSLDSALFERKRLLSRKELELPENIADSSCTGSTEESEVLRRQRSLYIDLGALAGYFNIVRGPPTLEYG, translated from the exons ATGGAGTACATGAGCACCGGAAGTGACGAGAAAGAAGAGATTGATTTATTAATTAAGCATTTAAACGTGTCGGAAGTCATAGACATAATGGAGAACCTGTACACAAGTGAAGAGCCGGCAGTGTATGAGCCCAGTCTGATGACCATGTGTCCAGACAGCAACCAGAATGAGGAACGGTCAGAGTCGCTGCTTCGGAGCGGCCAGGAGGTGCCCTGGCTGTCATCTGTCAGATATGGGACCGTGGAGGATCTGCTTGCGTTTGCAAACCATATCTCCAATACGGCAAAGCACTTTTATGGCCGCCGACCCCAAGAGTCTGGAATTTTGTTAAATATG GTAATCAGTCCCCAGAATGGCCGCTATCAAATTGACTCGGATGTTCTGCTCGTCCCTTGGAAGCTGACATACAGGAACATCGGCTCTGGTTTCGTTCCTCGCGGGGCCTTTGGAAAAGTGTACTTAGCACAAGACATGAAGACGAAGAAAAGAATGGCATGCAAATTG ATCCCCGTAGATCAGTTTAAGCCATCGGATGTGGAAATCCAGGCTTGCTTCCGGCATGAGAACATCGCTGAGTTATACGGTGCCGTCCTATGGGGCGATACGGTCCATCTCTTCATGGAAGCCGGCGAGGGAGGCTCTGTCCTGGAGAAGCTAGAGAGCTGTGGGCCCATGAGAGAATTTGAAATTATTTGGGTGACAAAGCACGTTCTCAAGGGACTGGATTTTCTGCACTCCAAGAGAGTGATCCACCATGATATTAAGC CTAGCAACATTGTATTCATGTCTACAAAAGCTGTTTTGGTAGATTTTGGCCTGAGTGTTCAAATGACTGAAGATGTCTATCTTCCCAAGGACCTCCGGGGAACAGAG ATATACATGAGCCCGGAGGTGATTCTGTGCAGGGGCCATTCCACAAAAGCAGACATCTACAGCCTTGGGGCCACCCTCATCCACATGCAGACAGGCACCCCACCCTGGGTGAAGCGCTACCCTCGATCGGCCTACCCCTCCTACCTGTACATA ATCCACAAGCAGGCCCCTCCCCTGGAAGACATCGCTGGCGACTGTAGTCCAGGCATGAGGGAACTGATCGAAGCCGCCCTGGAGAGGAACCCCAACCACCGCCCCAGAGCAGCAGACCTGCTGAAACACGAAGCCCTGCATCCCCCAAGGGAGGACCAGCCTCGATGTCAGAGTCTGGACTCCGCCCTCTTCGAACGGAAGAGGCTGCTGAGCAGGAAGGAGCTGGAACTTCCTGAGAACATTGCTG ACTCGTCATGCACAGGCAGCACCGAGGAGTCTGAAGTGCTCAGGAGACAGCGTTCCCTCTACATTGACCTTGGAGCTCTGGCTGGCTATTTCAACATTGTTCGCGGGCCACCGACCCTGGAATATGGCTGA